The following coding sequences lie in one Paraburkholderia largidicola genomic window:
- a CDS encoding GNAT family N-acetyltransferase encodes MATVKHGNQLLGEMPYYLARKGVWRVSRLPPLTRTLGPVIKPIGTDPVREFRHRMHVTTRLIEQLPRFDSFFQVFDHRVKDALAFALRGFTISARYTFHIGPDCTTPEVWARMSSKTRNVIRNAATTLTVRQIEAPGEFLRFYEANLASRSRTNAYGTVVMRELVNAFVDRKAGRLLGAYDRHGRLAGVIGLVWDCDSMYYLLSSRAQASPGGAISLLVWSAIQEAIGRNLTFDFDGFSGAATYDFLSGFGGTLQQRLGVERLSTMYSVARTLKRGASRQSHEAFTPNL; translated from the coding sequence ATGGCGACCGTCAAGCATGGCAACCAGTTGCTGGGTGAAATGCCGTACTATCTCGCCCGCAAGGGCGTGTGGCGCGTCTCGCGTCTGCCGCCGCTGACGCGCACGTTGGGTCCTGTCATCAAGCCGATTGGGACCGATCCCGTGCGCGAGTTCCGCCATCGCATGCACGTCACGACGCGCCTGATTGAACAGTTGCCGCGTTTCGACAGTTTCTTCCAGGTCTTCGACCATCGCGTGAAAGATGCGCTTGCTTTTGCGCTGCGTGGCTTCACCATTTCAGCACGGTACACGTTTCATATCGGGCCGGATTGCACGACGCCTGAGGTGTGGGCGCGCATGAGCAGCAAGACACGCAACGTCATCCGGAATGCAGCGACGACTTTGACCGTGCGCCAAATCGAAGCACCGGGCGAGTTTCTTCGTTTCTATGAAGCGAATCTCGCATCGCGGTCACGAACCAACGCGTATGGCACCGTCGTCATGCGCGAACTCGTGAATGCATTTGTCGACAGGAAAGCGGGACGTCTGCTGGGCGCATATGATCGGCACGGCAGGCTAGCCGGTGTGATCGGCCTCGTTTGGGATTGTGACAGCATGTACTACCTGCTCTCTTCGCGCGCGCAGGCGTCGCCTGGTGGAGCGATCAGTCTTCTGGTCTGGTCCGCGATCCAGGAGGCGATCGGCCGCAACCTGACATTCGATTTCGACGGATTTTCAGGTGCTGCCACATACGACTTTTTAAGCGGCTTCGGCGGGACTTTGCAACAGCGGCTCGGTGTGGAACGCCTGAGCACGATGTACTCGGTGGCGAGAACACTCAAGCGTGGCGCCTCTCGACAGTCGCACGAGGCATTTACGCCCAATCTCTGA
- a CDS encoding LysR family transcriptional regulator, which yields MNLKQLETFAVVAELGSISRAAQALGVAQSLVSRNLTQLEEAWRDRLFERTGRGVLLTEFGRRVQPEVALLLSQAERLEVVVKESAGALTGTVHIGMLPSLAPQLLPKLFADISEKAPAVRLHVVEGFSGSLDEQLGSGRLDMIVVNRYGAAQGRHEDVLGVVDTFLVGDPKHDVFGRSTIAFKRLAGLRLVLPAAPNGLRAVLDHVAREQGVSLNIVMEVDTLTAMKDVSASGGAFTILPELAVREEQKAGRLAAMRIERPAIKRTIALGFTRQRPLLKAARFVGSRLRELTSELLAA from the coding sequence ATGAACCTGAAGCAACTGGAGACTTTCGCAGTCGTCGCCGAACTCGGCTCGATCTCGCGCGCTGCACAGGCGCTAGGCGTCGCGCAGTCGCTTGTCAGCCGCAATCTCACGCAACTGGAAGAAGCGTGGCGCGACCGGCTGTTCGAGCGGACCGGCCGTGGCGTACTGCTGACGGAATTCGGCCGGCGGGTGCAGCCGGAAGTGGCATTGCTGCTGAGTCAGGCGGAGCGTCTGGAGGTTGTCGTCAAGGAATCGGCGGGTGCGCTGACGGGCACGGTGCATATCGGCATGCTGCCGTCGCTCGCGCCGCAATTGCTGCCAAAGCTTTTCGCGGATATCAGCGAAAAAGCGCCCGCCGTCAGGCTGCACGTCGTGGAGGGGTTCAGCGGATCGCTCGACGAGCAACTCGGCAGCGGGCGTTTAGACATGATCGTCGTCAACCGCTATGGCGCCGCGCAGGGACGACACGAAGACGTGCTCGGCGTCGTGGACACGTTTCTCGTCGGCGACCCAAAGCACGACGTATTCGGCCGCAGCACGATCGCCTTCAAACGGCTCGCCGGACTGCGCCTCGTGTTACCGGCTGCGCCGAATGGCCTGCGCGCTGTGCTCGATCACGTCGCTCGCGAACAAGGCGTCTCGCTCAACATCGTGATGGAAGTCGATACGCTCACCGCGATGAAGGATGTCTCGGCGAGCGGCGGCGCTTTTACCATCCTTCCAGAACTGGCGGTGCGCGAGGAGCAGAAGGCCGGGCGCCTCGCCGCGATGCGTATCGAACGGCCGGCCATCAAGCGTACGATCGCGCTCGGGTTCACCCGGCAGCGGCCTCTTCTGAAAGCCGCGCGATTTGTCGGATCGCGCTTGCGCGAACTGACGAGTGAGTTACTCGCGGCGTAG
- a CDS encoding GNAT family N-acetyltransferase, producing MGFEASADLSAVHGVTQRRYAVHVFKTPELFETLHLQWQALQAASEDHTPCLSYQYCELAAKRAIAMGAVVAVVMIYDDDTLLALWPLAINRKGILRVATVLTCGNHEEYGGPLIKGRATASVVAENVRAVMQVPADVLEIPFVEDGSLLQQALQAAPRSWVQKLLPERLNVLPGYSVGLRAFARWEDFLGTLSPSLRRNLRRYGKGLSAAGSVEFGWCTTLDDAVTVVDWLFANKRQWALDRGLNTKYLMKDEVRDFFVALASQTDLSTVPLVTFVKMDGVPICASINLVGPRVLEYWIFTFDERYSRYSVGNLLTEFVARWAHANGRDFDMRPLYNEYKTHWVNRETRHRTPVVMLTFRGRFREFSVLFFQISRVRRRLVRSVMSALRSRMRFLHGAA from the coding sequence ATGGGTTTTGAGGCTTCAGCCGACTTGTCCGCAGTGCACGGGGTGACGCAGCGGCGATACGCCGTTCACGTCTTCAAGACGCCCGAGTTGTTCGAAACCCTTCATCTTCAATGGCAAGCGTTACAGGCCGCGTCCGAAGACCACACTCCTTGTCTCAGCTATCAGTACTGCGAACTTGCAGCGAAACGGGCGATTGCCATGGGCGCAGTCGTCGCTGTCGTCATGATCTACGACGACGATACCTTGCTGGCGCTATGGCCGCTTGCGATTAACCGGAAAGGCATACTGCGCGTCGCGACCGTATTGACCTGCGGCAACCACGAAGAGTACGGAGGGCCGCTGATCAAAGGACGGGCCACGGCATCCGTTGTCGCAGAAAACGTTCGCGCCGTCATGCAGGTCCCTGCCGACGTTCTGGAAATTCCGTTCGTCGAAGATGGCAGCCTGTTGCAGCAGGCACTTCAGGCGGCGCCGCGGTCATGGGTGCAAAAGCTGTTGCCGGAGCGATTGAACGTGCTGCCGGGGTATTCGGTAGGCTTGCGCGCATTCGCACGATGGGAAGACTTTCTGGGCACCTTGTCACCATCGCTTCGACGGAACTTGCGACGTTATGGGAAGGGCCTCAGCGCTGCGGGTAGCGTCGAATTTGGATGGTGTACGACGCTCGACGACGCCGTCACGGTCGTGGACTGGCTGTTTGCGAACAAACGGCAATGGGCGCTTGATCGCGGTCTGAATACGAAGTACCTGATGAAAGACGAAGTCCGGGATTTCTTCGTCGCGCTTGCCAGCCAGACAGACCTGTCAACGGTGCCACTGGTTACCTTCGTGAAGATGGATGGTGTGCCGATCTGCGCTTCGATCAATCTTGTCGGACCACGCGTCCTCGAGTACTGGATCTTTACGTTCGACGAAAGATACAGCCGCTACTCCGTGGGCAATCTGCTGACCGAATTCGTTGCCAGGTGGGCCCACGCCAACGGCCGAGACTTTGATATGCGGCCTTTGTACAACGAGTACAAGACTCACTGGGTGAATCGCGAAACGCGGCACCGGACGCCGGTTGTGATGCTCACCTTTCGTGGTCGGTTCAGGGAATTCTCAGTGTTGTTCTTCCAGATATCGCGGGTGCGACGTCGACTCGTCAGGTCAGTCATGTCTGCCCTACGGTCGCGCATGCGCTTCTTGCATGGCGCTGCGTGA
- a CDS encoding acetate--CoA ligase family protein, whose translation MLKRRNDIPHAPATALWNPASVAVIGASDNPNKVGGRAIHYMQRYGYEGRILPVNPQRAEVQGLPCFASLAQLPEVPEAAIIAMAGDAAADAVRVCADMGIATAIVMASGFAETGAQGRALQDDLVRHASASGMRIVGPNAQGIANFASGAVLNFSTMFMEAEPMDGPIAIVSQSGAASVMPYVLLRERGLGVRYLAATGNDADLGVSELALSVATDESIRLILVYVESLSQPAMLAEAARIARKRGARVVLLKGGSSALGAAAAASHTGALAGQDAALDAFLERHGILRARDVHELVNAAALFERGFPVREGRTVVMSHSGAVGVLCADAAERVGLPLASLSDATVASLAQILPGFATAGNPLDLTASLLGNGAMFSKVLDALGRDPQADMFAIGVPVAGPGYDVPDLARTAAHFMASHRKPLVVTAPQRSVRAEFEACGVPTYISETDAIHALWQYAHSDRMHCAAASSLSPEETIVPHGLLDEAASLSLLQRYGVPVVEHAVCANADEAAVIAQTMGEQVVVKGCAAEIPHKSEHGLVHIGVSDARGAAEDCLARLNSLGVREPRVVVARMARGLHEFMLGVTVDPVLGPIVVIGEGGTLVEVRGDVASLLAPFTVDDALAAIRRLRIAPLINGYRGQPPLDADALAKAAVALGHFAMAHRTSLVSVDMNPVMVMARGDGVVVVDAVVQFKEQA comes from the coding sequence ATGCTCAAGAGACGAAACGACATCCCTCACGCGCCCGCAACGGCATTGTGGAATCCGGCATCGGTGGCCGTCATCGGCGCGTCGGACAATCCGAACAAGGTCGGCGGACGCGCGATCCATTACATGCAGCGTTACGGATACGAGGGCCGCATCCTGCCCGTGAATCCTCAGCGCGCCGAGGTACAGGGGCTGCCCTGCTTTGCAAGCCTCGCGCAGCTTCCCGAGGTGCCGGAGGCGGCGATCATCGCCATGGCGGGTGATGCGGCGGCTGACGCGGTCCGCGTATGCGCCGACATGGGAATCGCCACCGCAATCGTCATGGCGTCGGGATTCGCGGAAACAGGCGCGCAGGGCCGCGCGCTGCAGGACGATCTCGTGCGCCATGCAAGCGCGTCCGGGATGCGCATCGTCGGGCCGAATGCGCAGGGTATCGCCAATTTTGCGAGCGGCGCGGTACTGAACTTCAGCACGATGTTCATGGAAGCCGAGCCGATGGACGGACCGATCGCCATCGTGAGCCAGAGCGGCGCGGCGAGTGTGATGCCCTACGTGCTGCTGCGCGAGCGCGGTCTCGGCGTGCGCTATCTCGCGGCCACCGGCAACGATGCCGATCTGGGTGTGTCGGAACTGGCGCTGAGCGTCGCGACGGACGAATCGATCCGTCTCATTCTGGTGTATGTCGAGTCGCTGTCACAGCCTGCGATGCTCGCCGAGGCCGCACGCATCGCGCGAAAGCGAGGCGCGCGCGTCGTGCTGCTCAAGGGCGGCAGCAGCGCGCTAGGTGCGGCGGCAGCAGCGTCCCACACCGGTGCGCTGGCCGGTCAGGATGCCGCGCTCGACGCGTTCCTGGAACGGCACGGCATTCTGCGCGCCCGCGATGTCCACGAACTCGTCAATGCGGCCGCGCTGTTCGAGCGCGGATTTCCTGTGCGCGAGGGTCGTACGGTCGTGATGAGCCACAGCGGCGCGGTCGGCGTGTTGTGCGCGGATGCGGCCGAACGCGTCGGCTTGCCGCTCGCGAGCCTCTCTGACGCAACCGTCGCTTCGCTTGCGCAAATCCTTCCAGGCTTCGCGACGGCTGGCAATCCGCTCGACCTGACGGCATCGCTGCTCGGCAACGGCGCGATGTTCTCGAAGGTGCTCGACGCGCTCGGCCGCGATCCGCAAGCCGATATGTTCGCCATCGGCGTGCCCGTTGCTGGGCCTGGCTACGATGTCCCCGATCTCGCGCGTACCGCTGCGCATTTCATGGCGTCGCATCGCAAGCCACTGGTCGTAACCGCACCGCAGCGTTCCGTGCGCGCGGAGTTCGAAGCGTGCGGCGTGCCGACTTACATCAGTGAGACCGACGCGATCCACGCGCTGTGGCAGTACGCGCACAGCGATCGGATGCATTGCGCAGCGGCGTCTTCATTGTCACCCGAAGAAACGATCGTTCCGCACGGCCTGCTCGATGAAGCTGCAAGCTTGAGCCTGCTTCAACGCTACGGCGTGCCCGTCGTCGAGCATGCAGTGTGTGCGAATGCGGACGAGGCCGCCGTTATCGCGCAGACGATGGGCGAGCAAGTCGTCGTCAAGGGTTGTGCGGCGGAAATTCCACACAAAAGCGAACACGGTCTCGTGCATATCGGCGTCAGCGATGCGCGGGGCGCAGCGGAAGACTGCCTCGCGCGATTGAACTCGCTCGGCGTGAGGGAGCCGCGCGTCGTGGTTGCACGTATGGCGCGTGGTCTGCACGAGTTCATGCTCGGCGTGACGGTCGATCCTGTGCTCGGACCCATCGTCGTGATCGGCGAGGGCGGAACGCTGGTTGAAGTGCGCGGCGATGTCGCATCGCTACTCGCGCCGTTCACTGTCGACGACGCACTCGCAGCGATCCGCCGTCTGCGGATCGCGCCTCTGATTAATGGCTATCGCGGCCAGCCGCCGCTCGACGCCGATGCGCTCGCGAAGGCCGCCGTCGCGCTTGGGCATTTCGCCATGGCACACCGGACGTCGCTCGTATCGGTCGACATGAACCCCGTCATGGTGATGGCGCGCGGCGATGGTGTCGTCGTCGTGGATGCTGTCGTGCAGTTCAAGGAGCAGGCATGA
- a CDS encoding SDR family oxidoreductase — protein sequence MTQRTFLITGASKGIGRALSERLARAGHHVVGIARRTDDPTFPGTLVSIDLADRDATDKGLRELTSRYAFDGVVNNMGFVKLARLGEIELDDLDRTFSTNLAPAVQTAQALLPNMKEKGWGRIVNLSSLVVLGVAQRSTYAAAKSAMISFTRTWALELADSGITVNSVAPGPTETEMFRENTPVGSEAEKRFLSLVPMKRFGKPDELAASVEFFLSEPAGFITGQTLYVDGGASIGKAAI from the coding sequence ATGACGCAACGTACTTTTCTTATCACTGGCGCGAGCAAAGGCATCGGTCGCGCGCTGTCCGAGCGGCTCGCCCGCGCTGGCCATCATGTTGTCGGCATCGCACGTCGCACCGATGACCCCACGTTCCCCGGCACGCTGGTGAGCATCGATCTCGCCGATCGCGACGCGACCGATAAAGGCCTGCGCGAGCTGACCTCGCGCTACGCATTCGACGGCGTCGTCAACAACATGGGCTTCGTCAAGCTCGCGCGTCTTGGCGAGATCGAACTGGACGATCTCGACCGCACGTTCAGCACCAATCTCGCGCCCGCTGTGCAAACCGCCCAGGCGTTGCTGCCGAATATGAAGGAGAAAGGCTGGGGACGCATCGTCAATCTGTCGAGCCTGGTCGTGCTGGGCGTCGCGCAGCGAAGCACGTATGCCGCAGCCAAGAGCGCGATGATCAGCTTCACGCGCACGTGGGCACTCGAACTCGCCGACTCCGGCATCACCGTCAACTCCGTGGCGCCTGGACCGACCGAAACCGAGATGTTCCGCGAGAACACACCTGTCGGCAGCGAAGCCGAAAAACGCTTTCTGTCGCTCGTGCCGATGAAGCGCTTCGGCAAGCCCGACGAACTCGCAGCGAGCGTCGAGTTCTTTCTGTCCGAGCCGGCCGGGTTCATCACTGGACAGACGCTGTATGTCGACGGTGGTGCGTCGATTGGCAAAGCGGCGATCTGA
- a CDS encoding 2,4'-dihydroxyacetophenone dioxygenase family protein, which translates to MDPRKPDENAIPYQLPQPQDMTADLVHLGVLDTFLEDDNLWVPSTSTVSFKPLLLNASQGYYVNLLRVRQSGVLSRHRHTGPVHALVLKGRWYYLEHDWIAEQGSYAHEPAGETHTLYVPEDVTEMITWFHVTGGYTYVDPQGVAVGYEDVFTKIDAARKHYESIGLGADYVRRFIR; encoded by the coding sequence ATGGACCCACGAAAACCCGACGAAAACGCAATTCCCTACCAACTCCCGCAGCCGCAGGACATGACTGCGGACCTCGTCCATCTGGGCGTGCTCGACACATTTCTGGAGGACGACAACCTGTGGGTGCCCAGCACCTCCACGGTTTCATTCAAGCCGCTCCTGCTGAACGCCAGTCAGGGCTACTACGTGAACCTGCTGCGTGTGCGTCAGTCAGGCGTGCTGTCGCGCCATCGACACACGGGGCCTGTGCATGCGCTCGTGCTCAAAGGGCGCTGGTACTACCTCGAACATGATTGGATCGCGGAACAGGGCAGCTACGCGCATGAACCAGCGGGCGAAACCCATACGCTTTACGTGCCCGAAGACGTCACGGAGATGATCACCTGGTTCCATGTGACGGGCGGTTATACGTATGTCGATCCACAAGGTGTCGCGGTCGGCTACGAAGATGTATTCACGAAGATCGATGCGGCGCGCAAGCACTACGAATCGATCGGCCTCGGTGCGGACTATGTGCGGCGCTTCATCCGCTAA
- a CDS encoding TetR/AcrR family transcriptional regulator, giving the protein MARPREFDEERALEAARDAFWERGYEGTSTRDLVKYTGLTQPSLYNAFGDKRALFRRALEHYLDHTLRSRLARLEDEFTPALAVTAYFAEVIHRSGSDIGQRGCMLVNSVLEKDQHADGLQEAIASELAEIKSFFHRSIVAAQKRREVPKSISADDASAHLLTLLLGMRVLARIGPDLELLRSAVEVSLATLGLPRLREAENSKRSK; this is encoded by the coding sequence ATGGCAAGGCCGAGAGAATTCGATGAAGAGCGCGCGCTCGAAGCGGCGCGCGACGCGTTCTGGGAACGCGGCTACGAAGGCACGTCCACGCGCGACCTGGTGAAATACACCGGCCTGACGCAGCCCAGCCTGTACAACGCGTTCGGCGACAAACGCGCGCTGTTTCGCCGCGCGCTAGAGCATTACCTCGATCACACCTTGAGAAGCCGGCTCGCAAGGCTGGAAGATGAATTCACGCCTGCTCTCGCTGTCACCGCCTATTTTGCGGAAGTCATTCATCGCAGCGGATCGGATATCGGCCAGCGAGGCTGCATGCTGGTGAATTCCGTATTGGAGAAGGACCAGCATGCGGACGGTTTGCAGGAAGCCATCGCGAGCGAGCTTGCTGAGATAAAGAGCTTCTTTCATCGGAGCATCGTTGCTGCGCAGAAGCGTCGCGAAGTGCCGAAGAGCATTAGCGCCGATGACGCGTCCGCGCATCTGCTCACGTTGTTGCTAGGCATGCGCGTGCTCGCGCGTATCGGACCCGATCTTGAACTGCTGCGTTCGGCCGTCGAGGTATCGCTGGCTACGCTGGGTTTGCCACGCCTGCGGGAAGCAGAAAACAGCAAGCGCAGCAAATGA
- a CDS encoding cupin domain-containing protein produces MTNLSRRKALIGAATTAIAAGVAVTAKAATFGNPDLPPEGAVNARNPLGLTDPGPHSAALQNQFPSFQDPPATDINGMPLFWSSFNNAHKRIQNGGWAREVTQADFAISKDISGVNMRLGPGGIREMHWHQQAEWAIVLDGTCRITTLDELGRPSVQDVRAGDLWYFPPGLPHSLQGMGPTGTEFLIAFDAGMASEFNTLLLTDWIAHTPPDVLAQNFGVPAEAFKNIPLENLWIFQGKEPGPLAADQRAAASKKGPPALPVTFSLAGSQPVRKTRGGQVQIADSRNFKISEAIAAALVTVHPGGLRELHWHPNADEWQYYIKGKGRVTVFDTGPKAATADFNAGDIGYVKKGLGHYVQNVGDTDLIFLEVFKADHFAEVSLSDWLTHTPPEMVMQTLNISAETLAQFPRDRPDILPE; encoded by the coding sequence ATGACAAACCTGTCCCGCCGCAAAGCGCTGATCGGCGCGGCTACCACGGCAATCGCCGCCGGCGTCGCCGTGACCGCGAAAGCTGCCACTTTCGGCAACCCCGACCTGCCGCCGGAAGGCGCGGTCAATGCGCGAAACCCGCTAGGCCTGACCGACCCCGGTCCGCACAGCGCCGCGCTGCAAAACCAGTTCCCGTCGTTTCAGGACCCACCCGCCACCGACATCAACGGCATGCCGCTGTTCTGGTCGTCGTTCAACAACGCGCACAAACGCATCCAGAACGGCGGTTGGGCACGCGAAGTGACGCAAGCCGACTTCGCGATCTCGAAGGATATCTCTGGCGTCAACATGCGTCTCGGGCCGGGCGGCATTCGGGAAATGCACTGGCACCAGCAGGCCGAATGGGCCATCGTGCTCGACGGCACGTGCCGCATCACGACGCTCGACGAACTCGGCCGCCCGTCGGTCCAGGACGTGAGAGCCGGCGATCTCTGGTACTTCCCGCCCGGCCTGCCGCACTCGCTGCAGGGCATGGGCCCGACGGGTACCGAATTCCTGATCGCATTCGATGCAGGCATGGCATCGGAGTTCAATACGCTGCTTCTGACCGACTGGATCGCGCATACGCCGCCGGACGTGCTGGCGCAAAACTTCGGCGTTCCGGCCGAGGCGTTCAAGAATATTCCGCTCGAGAACCTGTGGATTTTCCAGGGTAAGGAACCGGGCCCGCTCGCAGCAGATCAACGCGCAGCAGCATCGAAGAAGGGGCCGCCTGCGCTGCCCGTGACGTTCTCGCTGGCGGGCTCGCAGCCGGTTCGCAAGACGCGCGGCGGTCAGGTACAGATCGCGGACAGCCGCAACTTCAAGATCTCCGAAGCAATCGCCGCCGCGCTGGTGACGGTTCATCCGGGCGGCCTGCGCGAACTGCACTGGCATCCGAACGCGGATGAATGGCAGTACTACATCAAGGGCAAAGGTCGCGTCACCGTGTTCGATACGGGCCCGAAAGCAGCCACTGCCGATTTCAACGCGGGCGATATCGGCTACGTGAAAAAGGGCCTCGGCCACTACGTGCAAAACGTGGGCGATACCGATCTGATCTTCCTGGAAGTCTTCAAGGCCGATCACTTCGCCGAAGTGTCGCTGTCCGACTGGCTCACGCACACGCCGCCGGAAATGGTCATGCAGACGCTGAATATCAGCGCTGAAACGCTCGCGCAGTTCCCGCGCGACCGGCCCGACATTCTGCCGGAATAG
- a CDS encoding alpha/beta fold hydrolase, whose amino-acid sequence MKRLTVEVAGAQTSYLAAGESGPVVLMLHGTYWSRVWQPVMDDLARAGFRAIAVDFPGLGRSGGELTVETASIPALADWAVEFLRALDIDEPVLLAGHDIGGGVAQHILVDGKIRVEKLVLVNAVMFDSWPVPGVARFRDPAVAAATTHEDILAARRKSVITALGRPAGEDEIGEYLDPWQDARVARSWLALAGAAYSRYTTALVPQLRASQTPKLLIWGEDDTFQPVENAEYFVSQIPQSRLVRIPRAGHIPTENDAAAVARAMVEFFA is encoded by the coding sequence ATGAAACGACTGACTGTCGAAGTGGCAGGCGCCCAAACCAGTTACCTCGCCGCGGGTGAAAGCGGTCCGGTGGTACTCATGCTTCACGGTACCTATTGGAGCCGCGTCTGGCAGCCCGTGATGGACGATCTGGCGCGCGCCGGTTTCCGGGCGATTGCCGTTGATTTTCCGGGCCTCGGCCGCTCAGGTGGTGAACTGACGGTGGAAACCGCATCGATTCCCGCTCTCGCCGATTGGGCCGTCGAATTTCTGCGGGCGCTTGATATCGACGAACCGGTTCTGCTTGCGGGGCACGATATCGGCGGTGGCGTGGCGCAGCACATTCTCGTGGACGGAAAAATTCGCGTCGAGAAGCTGGTGCTCGTCAATGCCGTGATGTTCGACTCATGGCCGGTACCGGGTGTCGCGCGCTTCAGGGACCCAGCCGTCGCAGCGGCGACGACGCATGAAGATATCCTCGCCGCGCGCCGCAAGTCGGTCATCACCGCGCTCGGCCGTCCGGCAGGCGAGGACGAAATCGGCGAATACCTCGATCCCTGGCAAGACGCGCGGGTGGCCCGCTCGTGGCTTGCGCTGGCGGGCGCTGCGTACAGTCGCTATACCACCGCGCTAGTGCCTCAGTTGCGCGCTTCGCAGACACCGAAGCTGCTGATATGGGGCGAAGACGATACGTTCCAGCCGGTTGAAAATGCGGAGTACTTTGTCTCGCAGATTCCGCAATCCAGGCTGGTGAGAATTCCACGTGCCGGACATATCCCGACGGAAAACGATGCTGCGGCGGTAGCGCGAGCGATGGTCGAGTTCTTTGCCTGA
- a CDS encoding FUSC family protein has protein sequence MNLRSRTTPVRFPSFPDIMYDTFLLALRNTLGAFRAELSRRTFVARSRRCSEAVLATLIAVCVSRDFGLPEIWWAAICAFSLTGLALGAALDLGVQQIIGTFGGTVIGLLLSRFAADDVTQFVMLMALLSAAGLYLATKRSAGYMWILSTALAIFIVTTTHAEPDTDLRGVAEALWINALIGTSAYLGVTLLGRAVMLLRDTRGPGAAEAPRPAVAHALTDRTLGRVPHTMIGAITLSVLAYLAWRYPIEGFPQAMTTALVVLMVPVDAQGTWSPYGVVQRMCHRLLGCALGCVVVLIVLPLTAGSIVYCLLAVCVFVWLSCYLRFGHSDISYVGTQFGAVVILTFVHDRVWLSDDVAVAYHRLAGIAAGNIALVVVLLLVTAGCAVWAKSRTNERAK, from the coding sequence ATGAACCTTCGCTCGCGCACGACGCCCGTCCGGTTTCCGTCATTCCCCGACATCATGTACGACACGTTCCTGCTCGCTTTGCGCAACACGCTCGGCGCGTTCCGGGCGGAACTCTCGCGGCGCACGTTCGTCGCGCGGTCGAGGCGTTGCTCGGAGGCGGTGCTCGCGACCCTCATCGCCGTATGCGTAAGCCGCGACTTCGGCCTGCCGGAAATCTGGTGGGCGGCCATTTGCGCGTTTTCGCTGACGGGTCTTGCATTGGGCGCCGCGCTCGATCTCGGCGTGCAGCAGATCATCGGCACGTTCGGCGGGACGGTGATCGGCCTGCTGCTGTCGCGTTTCGCAGCCGACGACGTCACGCAGTTCGTGATGTTGATGGCGCTGCTATCCGCGGCCGGACTGTATCTCGCGACGAAGCGATCGGCGGGCTACATGTGGATTCTTTCTACCGCGCTCGCCATTTTCATCGTGACGACCACGCACGCCGAACCGGACACCGACTTGCGAGGCGTCGCCGAAGCGCTGTGGATCAACGCACTGATCGGCACCTCGGCCTATCTGGGCGTGACCTTGCTCGGCCGGGCCGTCATGCTGTTGCGAGACACGCGAGGGCCGGGTGCTGCCGAAGCACCGCGCCCCGCAGTTGCACACGCGTTGACCGACCGCACGCTCGGCCGCGTGCCGCATACGATGATCGGCGCAATCACGCTGTCGGTGCTCGCGTATCTCGCGTGGCGTTATCCCATCGAGGGCTTCCCGCAGGCGATGACGACGGCGCTCGTCGTCCTGATGGTGCCCGTCGATGCCCAGGGCACATGGTCGCCCTATGGCGTCGTGCAGAGGATGTGCCATCGGCTGCTGGGCTGCGCGTTGGGATGCGTCGTCGTGCTGATCGTGCTGCCGCTGACGGCTGGGAGCATCGTGTATTGCCTGCTCGCCGTGTGCGTGTTCGTCTGGCTCTCGTGCTATCTGCGCTTCGGACATTCGGACATCAGCTATGTCGGCACGCAGTTCGGCGCGGTCGTCATCCTGACGTTCGTTCACGACCGCGTGTGGCTGAGCGACGACGTCGCCGTCGCGTATCACCGGCTGGCGGGCATCGCGGCGGGGAATATCGCGCTCGTCGTCGTGCTGTTGCTGGTGACGGCGGGCTGCGCCGTGTGGGCGAAAAGCCGGACGAACGAGCGCGCGAAATAG